Within Desulfobacter sp., the genomic segment TCTCAGGGATACAGCCGTCAGTTTGGTGACCTCGTCGATGTAGGTGTTCAGATCCGCCATTACGAATTTCGGCCGGGTGGGCTTTGAAAAATCCATCACCCGCTGAATAATGGACTCAATCTTATTGGAGGCCGATTCAATTTTTTCGATGATGGACAATACCCTGGTGATATCCCCCATATGGTTGTAAATCTGCTTGAGTGCCTTCAGGTAGATGTAAATGCCGGACAGGGGATTGCGGATCTCATGGGCAATGCCCGCAGTGACCCTTCCCAGGGAAGTCATCTTGTCCTGGATCCTTAAAAAAGTCTGGACCTTTTTTGAATCCGTGATGTCCATAATATTGGTCAGTACCGAAGGTTCGCCCAGATAGTCTATCCTGCATGCGGATACCAGTGCCCATCTCAGGCCCGCGTTTTTTTTGCCGTCCACCATGGGATGGTATTGGAAATCCGTTTCGATGTGGTCGATCCGTCCCTCGGCCAGGTCGAGGTATTTTTTCTGGATCCGTTTCCGGTCTTCTTCGTAAACATGGGGAAACTCCGGCGGGCTGAATGCCTGGTCGATGAGCCGGTGAACCTTTCTTCTGCCGTGGCTCCGGTAAACGATGGTATCGTTCTGGATGATGGATATATGGTTCAGCGAATTTTCAATGAGCATCTGGAACCGGGCCCGGCTCCTTTCCCTGGCCCTTTCCGCCGTCAACCGTTTTTCCTCAAGGTCCATGCGGTAGAGCCCCAGGGCAATATCGTCGGCCACCTCTTTTATGACGGCTTTTTCCATACTATCCATGGCCAGGCGTCGGGGGATGGAAAGCACCATGAATCCGTAGATCCGGGTCTCGTGGGCCAGGGCCACGGCAATGGCGCCCCTGTCTGCATAATTTTCGGCAAGGATACATCCGGCACATTCAGCCACCGGGTCTTCGGCGGTAAATACGCCTCCGTTTTCCATTACCGCATCAATACACCGGAAAGATTCTTGCTGCTCAAGCCGCTGCCTCATCCCATGGAATCCGCCGTCAAATCCGGAATCAACGATCCGTGTGATTTTTTTGTCCGTATCCAGCAGCCCGATCCAGGCGTTGTAATATCCCCGTTTATCAACCAGGATATCACAGATGCCCTTGATGAGCCGCTCCTGGTCGTTCTCCTTGGCCAGCAGCCGACCCACCTCCCTGATGGCGTTAAACACCAGGTTGAGCCGTTCTATTTTCTCAATGCGTATCTCGTTTTCCACGCGAACCCCATCTGTCTTACGACAATGGGCAACCCTGGTCATCAAAGGTTTGCCCACCATAAATCATGAAAAAAACCTATCCGTCAGATAAGCTCTTTCACAAAAATTTTCCCCTTTGAATATGTTTTTTTCAGGTTAAATTCAAGAAAAAAAAGGATGGGTGCCTGCCCCGGCCCAAGCACCGGGCCGGGGGCAGGCTATTTTTTGCATGATCTAGGACATGGGATAGCCGGTCTTAGGCAGGCGCACGCTAAAGCAAGTGCCCTTATTCACCTGTGACGCCACCTTTATCCGGCCGTGGTGGCCGTCAACAATGCGCTTGACAATGGCCAGGCCAAGCCCTGTACCGTTGATAAACCTGGTTTTTTCATTTTTTACCCTGAAAAATTTTTCCCAGATCTGGTCCAGGGACTCCTCGGGGATACCGAAACCGTTGTCTTCCACATGGAGCCGGGCCCAGTTGTCGTCCTGGTCGGCCCGCACTTCCACCCGGCCCCCTTGGGGGGTATAGCGGATGGCATTGGAAATAAGGTTGGACAGCACCTCCCCCATGTTGTTGCGGTTGGCCACCACCTGGATGTCGGCATCCCCCGGCTTTAAAACAAGCTCGATTTCTTTTTCCTCGGCCTGGGCCTGGTAAAGGGCCACATGTTCCTCCATCAGGGGCACCAGATTCATGGCCTCCCGATCCTGGTTGATCAGGCCGGATTCGATTTTGGACAGATCCAGCAGTTCGGTTGCCAGTTCTGTCAGCGAGGTAATTTTCAGAGACGAGCGTTCCAGGATCTCCTTTTGTTTTTCCGTTACGCTGCCGGCCAGGCCGTCCAGCACCACCTTCAGCTGCATGAGTATGGAATTCAACGGGCTTTTAATCTCATGGGCCACCATGGAAACAAAATCCGATTTGAGCTGGTCCTCCTGGCGAAGGGCCGTAATGTCGTGGAATACCGTCACCGTGCCGAGGCTCCGGTTGAGCCGGTCCCTGAAGGGAATGCACCGGATCCCGATGATGATCTCTTCCCCGCCCACGGTGACGGTGATTTCCCCGGTCAACTCGGCATAGGCGTCTTCGGGCTGGGAAACGGCCTTGTCTATCATTTCCAGAATCACCGGTTCCTTAACCACCTTGGACACTTCGCTGCCGATGACCCTGGGCTTGGCACACCCCATAAGCCTCAGAAACGCCGGGTTGGCCAGGGCGATTCTTTTCTGGTGGTCCGTGGTCAGCACCCCGTCTCTGAGGGTGTTGATCATCACCCGCATCCTGGACTTTTCCGTGGCAATGTCCTGGAGGGTCTGGATGAATTCAATGGCCTTGGTGATGATAACCCGAAGCTGGCTGGGGGAAAAGGGCTTGGATAAAAAATCAAAGGCGCCCTTTTTCATGGTCTCTATGGAATGCTCCAGGGTGGCATACCCGGTGATAACGATGACCACGGTGTCCGGATGGTTGGCCTTGATATCGGCCAGCACATCAAGTCCCGACAGTCCGGGCATCATCAGATCCAGGAGCACGATATCAAAATGGGACTGTTTAAGCATATCCAGCCCTATTCCGCCGTTGTCCGCGGTTTCCACCCGGCAGCCTTCATCCGAAAGCATGCGGCTGCAGGCGTCCCTGATCCGTTTTTCATCATCCACCACCAGCACCCTGGGATGGAACCGGACATCATCAATCATCTGTTTGAGGGAGGCGGGTGCGCCGCTTGAACTATCTGTATTCCTGGAAATATCCTGCATATGGTTCATCTCTATTGGAAAAGGTTATCCTTAATTTATTTTATCCTAGTTATGCTGCATTGGTTACGCTACATTATCTGCTCTTCATTGACCCCGGGAGGCGGGCAGAAGGCCATGCCACCCTCCTTGGGCAGGTACAGGGGCAGTTCAATGATGAAGGTGGTGCCCTTGGCCCCTGTTTTTTTCACACTGATCCTGCCCGCGTGCTCTTCAATAATACCGTATACGATACTCAACCCCAACCCGGTGCTTTTGCCCACCTCCTTGGTGGTAAAAAAGGGATCAAAAATCTTGGACAGGTTCTGATGGGGGATCCCCTTTCCCGTGTCCTTAATTTCCAGGAATACTTTTTTTATGGTTTTATCCCGGTAGGTGTACAGGCTGATGGTCCCTTCTTCTTCAATGGCATCGGCCGCATTCATGACCATGTTGATAATGACCTGGTTCATTTTATTCAGGTCCGCATTGACCAGCATCATATCTTCGGAGAGGTATTTTTTAATCCTGATATTCTGGAACCTTTTCTGGTCCCGAATCAATTTCATGCTTTTTTCGACGATATCGTTGACCTGGACGATATTTTTGGTGGAATCCATCCCCCGGGAATAGACCAGAAGGCTTTTAACGATATTCCTGCATCGCTGGGCATCCTCCACAATATATCCCAGGTCTTCCTTGGCGCTCTCGTCCAGATCCTGGCGCTCCATGAGCAGACTGGCATAAAACAGAATCCCGGTGAGGGGATTGTTGACCTCATGGGCCACCCCTGCAGCCAATTGGCCCAGGGAAGCCATTTTTTCCGACTGGGCCAGCTGCTTCTGGGTTATCTTCAACTCCTGCTCCACCTTGATTTTATCCTTAAGGTCGTTGTAGATGGCCATGGTGGCGGATTCGTTGCCCTTGTCATCGTAAATAATGGCCGCGGACATCTCCACCTCGATCTCTTCGCCCTCGGCATTGATGATCGCGGTACGGGGGATAATAAGCTTTCCCCGCCCCCCGATTTTTTCATCCCTGAGCATCTTCATGATTTCCTTGGCCCGGCCAGGGGGATAGAGCTGCTCCACATGTTTAATTTTCCCTGAATCGCCGTTGAAATCCCCGAACAATTTCTTTGCCACGGAATTCATTAATTCGATTTTCCCCTGGCGGTCCGCCGCGACGATGGCCGAGGCCGAGGAATAGATCACCCGGCTGATGAATTCTTTGACCCCGATGAGTTCGTTTTCCAGGGATTTGGTCCGGGTCACGTCCCGGATGGAGGAAATCACATAGGCCACCTCACCGTCATCATCGAAAATAGGGGAAAACACCCGGTCCTCCCACTTATACTGTCTCCGTACCGTATAGGAATGGACTTTTTTATCCCGGATAACCCGTGAGATGGGACAGTCTTCTGACTCGCAGGGGGTGTCTTTATACAAAAAAGAGTGAAAGCACTTTTTGCCCACAATATCGTCCAGGGTAATGCGGTAGGTATCGAGAAACTTCCGGTTGGCACCGACAACGCTCCTTGAGGGGTCGATCACCACGGACGGATAGGAAAGGGAGTCGAAAATACGGGCCTGCCAGAAGCGTTCACCGGTTTTTGGGTCATCTGAAAATTCCGGTGTCGGGTTCATGGGGTATCAAATCCTGTTTTCAGGGCGGTCACAGCGGCCTCTCCGAGGCCGGCCTCAAAGACCAGGGTGATTGAGGCGCCGGTACATCCCGCCAGGAGAAATGGGATACCGGCATTATCCAGGCAGCCGGCAGCCGCATTGAATATCCCGTACCGGTCCCCGAAATGGGGGCCGTGGAAATAAACCATATCCGCATTTGCCAACCAGCTGCCGTCATCGCCCGTCCCGGTTTTAAAACCGGTTTCTTCATGGACTTGCTCTTGATCGGCCACCAGGTAGAGGGTGACCGATTTCTCCGGGGCATGGCCAAAGGCGGTTGCGAAATAAAATTTTTTATTTAAGGCGGAAATTTCCTCTCCGGCCTGTCCGAGCCGGTCTATGGAGCAGCGCCGTCCGCTAATTGCAAGCCCCTGTTTGAGGTCAAGCCCATAGGTCTTGATCTTATTTTCCCGGAAATAGGCCCGGGTCTCCTGGTAGCGCTTTTTCACAAATGCGGCGGTTTCTTCATGGAACCCGGGTTCGTAGGGGGTGTGGGTGGGGGGGAGATCAAAGGCCTGCTCAAGCCGGTCAAGCACCTGGCTCTTGTCATATTGGGCGATGACGAAAGAAATCATGGCGTTGGAGGATACCATATGGAAAAAATCAAGATTGGAATCACCGAAAAGGGAGAGCAGAGACCCCAATATGTGTGAACTGGATCCGTGGGGGTATACGGAGACCATGCACACGGGCACATGGTCAGGTAAGGAATCGTCTTCGGTGCAGCATGAAAGGGTGTGGCCGAGGACGTTGGATTCCACGCCCAGGCAGGGCAGGTTTATCCCCTTGCCTGCGAGGTTCCGGTAAAGCGGCGCTTCCGGTGGGGAAACCGCCGGATCCGGTGTTTGATTCAGATGAAACATCCGGTGGCCCACCCGGATGCCGTTGATTCGAATAGCACTCATGGATAAACACGCACCCCGGACCTCATAGCTGATGGGTTGTAAAGGATGTGCGGCAGCCGGTTGATGGGTAAACCGTTTCCCGGCTGCCGCAGGTTTATTTCAGGTATTCAGCCCTGTGGCGAGTGGTCTTTTATTTGCAGTGGTCGTCAACGATTTCCATCAACGCGTCCAGGTCGATGGGTTTGGGCACGTAGTCGTCCGCCAGCGTGGTTTTGCCGTCGTGATGGGTATATGAAGTGGTTTTCACTGAATCGGCCACCGCCGTCAGCAATACCACGACAATTTCCTTGAGCCCGTCGTCGTTCTTGATCTCTTCACAGACTTCCCAGCCGTTTTTACGGGGCATCATGACATCCAGAATCACCAGGGCCGGCTTTTCCGCCGCGATTTTTTCCATGGCTTCCACGCCGTCATAGGCCTTTTCTACCTTGTAGGATTTGGCTTCCAGTTTCATGGATACCGCTTCTACCAGATCCGGATCATCATCAACAACTAAAACCAGTTTGTTTTCACTCATAGGAAAATCTCCTTGTTCTTGGGCGTTCTTCCTGTTAATGGGCCAGCGATGGAACTACACGCTTTCCTTATACCTCAGGCCGTGGATATAATCCAGCCCCTTCTACCAATTCGTGTACCCGTTCTTCCCATTCAATGGCCATGATGTGGAAACCGGCGACGCCCTTGACTTCCTTGAGGCGCTCCATCTGCTCGATGGCCATTTTAATGCCTTCTTCGGGCTGCTGTTCCTTGGACACCCCTTCGAGCCGTTTGATGACTTCGTCGGGTACATCCATCCCAGGTACCTTGTTTTTCATATAACGGGCCATGCCCAGGGATTTCATGGGGGTGATGCCTGCCAGAATATGAACTTTTTCGTGGAGGCCGCGGTCGCAGACACCTTCCATCCATTTTTCGAATTTATCCATGTTGAATATACACTGGGTCTGGATAAAATCAACACCTGCGGCAACTTTTTTGGCCAGGCGGGCCACCCGCAGCTCAAAGGGATCGGCAAAGGGGTTGGCTGCCGCGCCGATGAACATCTTGGGGGGATTTTTGATGTCGGCGCCGCCCTGGAATTTGCTTTCGTCCCGCATGTCCTTTACCATCTTAAGCATATTCACCGAGTCGATATCGTAAACCGGTTTGGCCATGGGATGGTCGCCGAACTTGGGATGATCGCCGGAGAGGCAGAGCATGGTGTTGATGCCCAGGGCATATGCGCCGATGATATCCGCCTGCATGGCCAGACGGTTTCTGTCCCTGGATACCATCTGGATGATGGGATCCAGCCCCATCTGCTTGATGATGACGCCGCCGGCGATGGAGGACATTCTGACCATGGCGGTCTGGTTGTCCGTAATATTGATGCCGTCCACATAATCCTTGATCATGTTGGCTTTTTCTTTAACGATTTCAACTCCGCAACCCCTGGGAGGACCCACTTCAGAGGTTACTGCGATGTGGCCTGCGGCCAGTACTTTTTCCAGTCTGCTTTCAGTTTTCATTATGCCAAGTCCTCCCTGATAATTTTTCTGGGTCCGCCGCCGCCGGCCGGCCGCCAGTCTTTTGCCGCATTGAGTTCTTCATACCGATCCTGGATGCCCAGTTCCACAAGGCGCTCCCAGATCAGGCGCCATGCACAGTCCACGTCCGGGCTGATTTCGCATTGCCCGTTGGAGGTGCCGCCGCAGGGGCCGTTGAGCAGGCTCTTGGAACACCGGGCCACCGGACAGATGCCGCCGGTGATGCCCAGCATGCAGTCGCCGCAGCCCTGGCAGCGTTCCGCCCAGATGCCCTGGCTTTCAGACGCGCCCATGAACTTGGTGTTCACGGCCGGGAATACAGGCACTTTGTAGCGGGCGGCAACGGTCTGAACCCCGCAGCCGCAGGCCATGGATACGATGGCCTGGACATCCTTGATCTCGGCGGCCAGTTCTTCAACATATTCGGGATCGCACTGGCGTTCCAGGGTCAGTTCCCTGATATCGATGGTTTTGCCCTGTTTCAGGCTGTTGAGGTGAAGGGCGGAAGCCAGCAGGCCGACTTCTTTTCTGCCGCCGGCAGCACATACGGTGACGCACTCGTTGCAGCCGACCAGAAGAATTTTATCATAGGGCGCAATGTACTGGATAATTTCCTGTAACGGTTTTTGTTCTGCTGTTATCATCTTAATAATTCTCCAAAATTATGTTTACACGGCCTTGCTTGCTGTCAGCTTAGCAGGATTGGGGCCCAGTTCTTTAATTTTTTCCGTAAATTCACGGGCAGTCTTTGCAAAATGTTCGCCCATGCCGGCGGACATGTTGAGCATGGCCACCCGATCGGTTTCCCAGCCCAGATCTTCCAGGAACTTTTGTACCCGTTGGACCCTGGCTTTGGCCCGGAGGTTGCCGTTTTTGAAATGGCAGTCCCCTTCGAGGCAGCCTGCAACATATACGCCGTCGGCGCCTTTTTCAAGGGCTTTCATCAAATGGATGGCATCCACCTTGCCAGTGCAGGGCACCCGGATGATCTTCACGTTGGACGGATAGGAGATCCGTTTGCTGCCGGCCATGTCAGCTGCCGTATAGGCGCAGTAATGACAGCAGAATGCCACAATTTCCGGTTCAAAGTTTTCCATTAGTTATACCTCTCAAATAAACCATCTAATTTTGCCAGAATCTGGTCGTCTTCATAGGCCGACAGCTGGATGGCCTTGGCCGGGCATTCGGCGACACAGACGCCGCAGCCGTGGCACTTGGCCGGATCGATCTCGGAGTACCGGTCGGCATTGATAAAGGGAACGTCAAAGGGACAGGCCCGAACACAGATCAGGCAGGTGGCGCACTTTTTGGGATCGACCTTGGCCACTGCCGCACCCAGGTTGATTTCCTTTTTGGCCAGCATGGTCCGTGCGCGGCCGGCGACGGCCAGGGCCTGGGTCACGCTTTCCCGGATGATCTTTGGAGAATGGGCGGTGCCGGCAATAAAAAAGCCGCGCAGGGCCATATCCACGGGGCGGAGTTTTACATGATCTTCCTGGAAGTAACCGTCTTCGGTTCTGGGCAGATGGAAGGTAATCGCCAGATCTTCGGTGGTCTCGTCGTCGGCAATGAGACCGGTGCTGAGCACCACGCAGTCTGCTTCAATTTCCACATCGGCACCCAGGATAAAATCATGGGTGAGGACAGTTGTCTTCCCCTCTTCTTCTTTGACAACGGGTTTGTTTTCAACGGCGAACCTGAGAAATTTAACCCCTTTGTCCCGGGCTTCCCTGTAATAATCTTCCTGGAAACCGTAGGTCCTGATATCCCGGTAAAGCACAAAGATTTCCATTTCCGGGTTAATCTCTTTGAGCCGCAGCGCATTCTTCATGGCAGCCTGGCAGCAGATCCGCGAACAATTGGGATTGTTCCCTTCCCTGGAGCCCACGCACTGGATCATGACCACCTGGTTCATGGCGCGGATCTTATCGTGATCATTCTCAAGAATACCGTCCAGGTC encodes:
- a CDS encoding response regulator → MQDISRNTDSSSGAPASLKQMIDDVRFHPRVLVVDDEKRIRDACSRMLSDEGCRVETADNGGIGLDMLKQSHFDIVLLDLMMPGLSGLDVLADIKANHPDTVVIVITGYATLEHSIETMKKGAFDFLSKPFSPSQLRVIITKAIEFIQTLQDIATEKSRMRVMINTLRDGVLTTDHQKRIALANPAFLRLMGCAKPRVIGSEVSKVVKEPVILEMIDKAVSQPEDAYAELTGEITVTVGGEEIIIGIRCIPFRDRLNRSLGTVTVFHDITALRQEDQLKSDFVSMVAHEIKSPLNSILMQLKVVLDGLAGSVTEKQKEILERSSLKITSLTELATELLDLSKIESGLINQDREAMNLVPLMEEHVALYQAQAEEKEIELVLKPGDADIQVVANRNNMGEVLSNLISNAIRYTPQGGRVEVRADQDDNWARLHVEDNGFGIPEESLDQIWEKFFRVKNEKTRFINGTGLGLAIVKRIVDGHHGRIKVASQVNKGTCFSVRLPKTGYPMS
- a CDS encoding PAS domain S-box protein translates to MNPTPEFSDDPKTGERFWQARIFDSLSYPSVVIDPSRSVVGANRKFLDTYRITLDDIVGKKCFHSFLYKDTPCESEDCPISRVIRDKKVHSYTVRRQYKWEDRVFSPIFDDDGEVAYVISSIRDVTRTKSLENELIGVKEFISRVIYSSASAIVAADRQGKIELMNSVAKKLFGDFNGDSGKIKHVEQLYPPGRAKEIMKMLRDEKIGGRGKLIIPRTAIINAEGEEIEVEMSAAIIYDDKGNESATMAIYNDLKDKIKVEQELKITQKQLAQSEKMASLGQLAAGVAHEVNNPLTGILFYASLLMERQDLDESAKEDLGYIVEDAQRCRNIVKSLLVYSRGMDSTKNIVQVNDIVEKSMKLIRDQKRFQNIRIKKYLSEDMMLVNADLNKMNQVIINMVMNAADAIEEEGTISLYTYRDKTIKKVFLEIKDTGKGIPHQNLSKIFDPFFTTKEVGKSTGLGLSIVYGIIEEHAGRISVKKTGAKGTTFIIELPLYLPKEGGMAFCPPPGVNEEQIM
- a CDS encoding GAF domain-containing protein, with product MENEIRIEKIERLNLVFNAIREVGRLLAKENDQERLIKGICDILVDKRGYYNAWIGLLDTDKKITRIVDSGFDGGFHGMRQRLEQQESFRCIDAVMENGGVFTAEDPVAECAGCILAENYADRGAIAVALAHETRIYGFMVLSIPRRLAMDSMEKAVIKEVADDIALGLYRMDLEEKRLTAERARERSRARFQMLIENSLNHISIIQNDTIVYRSHGRRKVHRLIDQAFSPPEFPHVYEEDRKRIQKKYLDLAEGRIDHIETDFQYHPMVDGKKNAGLRWALVSACRIDYLGEPSVLTNIMDITDSKKVQTFLRIQDKMTSLGRVTAGIAHEIRNPLSGIYIYLKALKQIYNHMGDITRVLSIIEKIESASNKIESIIQRVMDFSKPTRPKFVMADLNTYIDEVTKLTAVSLRKSHIKLEKKLDPDLPKCWAEPHLIEQVILNLVTNAAEAMKAHDGEKRIELSTGQCKAKGAIFIRVKDTGPGIPYAHQSKIFDPFYTTKANSSGIGLSICHRIILDHGGSLKFHAEEDLGAEFIIKLPVNAPEEQRQS
- a CDS encoding methylenetetrahydrofolate reductase C-terminal domain-containing protein; translation: MITAEQKPLQEIIQYIAPYDKILLVGCNECVTVCAAGGRKEVGLLASALHLNSLKQGKTIDIRELTLERQCDPEYVEELAAEIKDVQAIVSMACGCGVQTVAARYKVPVFPAVNTKFMGASESQGIWAERCQGCGDCMLGITGGICPVARCSKSLLNGPCGGTSNGQCEISPDVDCAWRLIWERLVELGIQDRYEELNAAKDWRPAGGGGPRKIIREDLA
- a CDS encoding methylenetetrahydrofolate reductase — protein: MKTESRLEKVLAAGHIAVTSEVGPPRGCGVEIVKEKANMIKDYVDGINITDNQTAMVRMSSIAGGVIIKQMGLDPIIQMVSRDRNRLAMQADIIGAYALGINTMLCLSGDHPKFGDHPMAKPVYDIDSVNMLKMVKDMRDESKFQGGADIKNPPKMFIGAAANPFADPFELRVARLAKKVAAGVDFIQTQCIFNMDKFEKWMEGVCDRGLHEKVHILAGITPMKSLGMARYMKNKVPGMDVPDEVIKRLEGVSKEQQPEEGIKMAIEQMERLKEVKGVAGFHIMAIEWEERVHELVEGAGLYPRPEV
- a CDS encoding hydrogenase iron-sulfur subunit, translated to MENFEPEIVAFCCHYCAYTAADMAGSKRISYPSNVKIIRVPCTGKVDAIHLMKALEKGADGVYVAGCLEGDCHFKNGNLRAKARVQRVQKFLEDLGWETDRVAMLNMSAGMGEHFAKTAREFTEKIKELGPNPAKLTASKAV
- a CDS encoding response regulator yields the protein MSENKLVLVVDDDPDLVEAVSMKLEAKSYKVEKAYDGVEAMEKIAAEKPALVILDVMMPRKNGWEVCEEIKNDDGLKEIVVVLLTAVADSVKTTSYTHHDGKTTLADDYVPKPIDLDALMEIVDDHCK